The Paenibacillus beijingensis nucleotide sequence ACGGCGATCAGCCATTGCCCCATCTCCAACGCGTACTTCGCCAACAGCGTCATTCCGATCGCCCGCTGGTTGGACAAGGGCGTCGATATCGGCTTGGGCTCCGATATCTCCGGCGGCTTTTCGCCGAGCTTATTCGACAACGCCCGGCAAGCCGTCATTTCCTCCCGAATGCTGGAGGATGGCGTGAACCCGGCGCTTCCTGCTAAGCAACGCGGCGTTCCGGCATCACGCATCCTGATCAACGAAGCGTTCTATCTTGCAACGGCCGGGGGAGGCGAGAGCTTAAGTCTGCCGATCGGCCGCTTGGCGGAGGGGTTTGCTTGGGACGCGCAGATGATCGACACCGCCTTGCCAGGGGGAAAGCTCCCCATCTTCGATGCAAACGAAGATTTACATGACATCTTCCAGAAAATCATGTATCTCAGCCGGCCTGAACATATCCGAGAGGTCTGGGTTCAAGGCGAAAAAGTCCACTCCCGCGCGTAAGTTCTATAAACGTGCATAATGCCAATTTAACTGCACGATCATTTTTACAAGTACAAAAAAAATCCCTGAAGATCAATCGACATTGATTTTCAGGGATCCGGTACCTAGCAGCTGTCTGTACGGAAAGGGCTTGCAGGCAGCCCGAATACGTTGTATAAATTGGCATCGGTGTAATTTGCCCACCCGTAGCGTACGGCCACGGGAAATTCGATTTCATCATTGCAGACTTCTACAGCATTTTCTATGATTACTGCCTTTGCCGCAATGAATCTTCCATTTTCGCCGCATATTTCAAAGCCTTTCAATGACGCTCCCATAGAAGTAAGTCCTTCCGCCGAACAATCAAAACGCAGAATCATTTTATTCTCGTTCACTTTCATATCCCGAAACACCGGTCCTGAACACTCCACTTCCTGACCATATATCTTGTTTCTGGCCAAAAGCGCTAATCGCACCCCTACAGACCGTTTGCCCGAAGGATGGATGTTGCTCCTATCTCCACAGTCAATCGTAACCGCCATCGCCGTAATCTTTACATTTTTTGAGACAAATGATTGTGATTCCCTTAATAGTGCCCATGAATCCGGTTTCAACAAGTTGCTGCCAAAAGACGCAAGCTGAACAAAAAGAAACGGAAGTTCCGGATTGTCCCAATCATCTCTCCAGTTCTGAATCATGTTGCCGAAAAGTTTTCGATACAAAACAGGCCTGCCCGAATCACTTTCACCCTGATACCAAATGACTCCCTTAATGGTGTAGGGTATGACTTTCTTCAGCATGGTATAATATAGGCCTGATGGACGAAAAGACGATTTAGGTCCTAATGGAGGCAGTGGAAGCGGCCCGGCACTTTGATCCATCAAGTATTCATCAATATGGTCCGGATGAATAGATTCATCTTTTCTTTTTTGTGCATATTGTTTCAGTTCAGTTTGATAACGTTTAAAATCTTCCTCATACTTATCGCGATTAAGATTTACAAGGTGTTTATTGTAATCATCAATATATACGTTGAGCCCCGCGTCTTCCGTTAAGTATTCTTCTTTCATCCAACATGCGGCTGAGGTTCCCCCCCAGTTACAGCTGATGATACCTATGGGGACATTCAATTCTTGGTTGATCTCTTTGGCGAAGTGAAAAGCTACTGCCGAGAAATATCCTGCATGTTCAGGCGTACATTCTTCCCATCTTGTTTGTGATGAAACGGTGTGTATAAAATGCCATCCATCAACAATCGCATCTTCAAAAGGACGCTTGGGTACGTTATACAAGCGTATGTTGGGAAAGAAAGCCGCCGGAATCTCATTCTTTCCTTCTTTAGTCACGATCAGAGGCTGTTCCATATTGGATTGTCCACCGGCTACCCAAACTTCACCAACGAGTATGTTTTGAGAACAACCTCATCTGTTTCATCCGCAACCCTCAAAATATATGGGCCGCCTGCTGCTACAGGTAAAAGGGTGACAGACCACTTTTCTCCCCATGCCCGCGTTTTTTGCCGCTGACCGCAAAACTCGACCATAATTTCGCTACCTGTACGTGCGCTTCCCCAAATTTTTATCCCGGAATCTCGTTGTAAGACCATGTTATCGGTAAATATTTCCGCTAAAACCAAACTTTTTTCCATAAGCTCACCTCTGTTTTCAAAATGGAATGGCGCCTGCAAGTGATACCGCTTGAGTAAGACCGCTCCTACAATTGCCTCAATTCGCGCCATGGCAAACAACAGCATTTCTTATTGCGATTGTACGACTCGAAATCCGCATTTTCCGGTGAAGCTGTCAGGTGTGTTCGAGCTTTTCGCCACGACCTGGTAGCGGTTACAAGTCCTGCCTCAAGTTTACACCGTTAAGTGTACCGGACTCAAATAATTGGGCAATCATGACGAGGTCGTACCGCAACCGGGCACAACCATCATGTTTAACATAAATGCCCCCTATAGAGCAGACACTTTTTATGTGGTCTACTTTATAGGGGGCATTTTTACAATTGCCATTGCTTTTTATCCAAGTCGCTATTTATTTTCCAGCATAAGTTTATTTGTGCTTATATTTTTTTCAGCTTCATGTATAAATAAGAAATTGACTA carries:
- a CDS encoding sialate O-acetylesterase — protein: MEQPLIVTKEGKNEIPAAFFPNIRLYNVPKRPFEDAIVDGWHFIHTVSSQTRWEECTPEHAGYFSAVAFHFAKEINQELNVPIGIISCNWGGTSAACWMKEEYLTEDAGLNVYIDDYNKHLVNLNRDKYEEDFKRYQTELKQYAQKRKDESIHPDHIDEYLMDQSAGPLPLPPLGPKSSFRPSGLYYTMLKKVIPYTIKGVIWYQGESDSGRPVLYRKLFGNMIQNWRDDWDNPELPFLFVQLASFGSNLLKPDSWALLRESQSFVSKNVKITAMAVTIDCGDRSNIHPSGKRSVGVRLALLARNKIYGQEVECSGPVFRDMKVNENKMILRFDCSAEGLTSMGASLKGFEICGENGRFIAAKAVIIENAVEVCNDEIEFPVAVRYGWANYTDANLYNVFGLPASPFRTDSC